CATCATATCCATTTAGTgtaacaagtatccagttctacttgtactagatcgggatacaacttcgagtgtccgttaccgtggacacgactattcgaatagacatacttccctgcaggggtacaccaacttacccaacatgctcaattaactttggccggacacacttttcctggtcatgcctggcctcggctgATCGACACACTGTAGTCCTACCTAGACTCAacagaggtcagcacgccgatctaCATCATAAGCACCCGGGGGTCTTGGGCACATCACCATTTGCACTCATGCGCGTTGTGTACGCGGCCTGGAGTTGACCCACCTCCTTATACAAGCGCAGGCGGTTACCATCCAACCGGGCATGCGCGGCTCAATTGCTGACGTCCGAAGAGCTTTCGGAGAATCGTACAACATTGAGTACCCATATATTAGCAGACAGTTGATAACTTGATATTCATGCATaagtagaaagttttttttgacaacTTACATAACTGGCAAGTTAGTGCTGCTAGTAGAGTGTTAGTTTAAACACTTGCAGGTTCATACCAATTCTTTTGCAATGTGTGATGTATAATCAAAATTAGTGCTTAACACATGGCACAATTTGTAGGGTGATTCCATAGGATTTCTCTTGCAACAAGTAACTCTACTGCATTTTTTAAATAACAACATCTAGATGACATCTTAGACATGATTCAAATCAAATAAAACAAGAACTAACATAATGAATTGACAACTGGAAACGGAACGGCCagtaaaaaatatatattaaaaatcATACTATATTCTCTACCCTCCTTCGATTGTACGCCATCGCCGGAGATTGAAAAATACATCAAACCAACAATAAAGGAAATGGCCACCTACAAATGCCCTCACCATATCAGTCTTTGAATACCGCAATAGTCACTCAACCCTTGAGACGAGATCCAGAAATTAATGAAGCATTATTGGTTAAAGTATCACCCCACGCATAGCAGTCTTGCAATACATCACCACCAGCTCAGAGAATTGAAGAAACACACCATGCCACATAACACCGTTAAAATCGTCATACCAATAGCCAGCCCATACTCTCTTTAAAAGACTTGCCCGTAAAAAAAACTGTCTTTAAAAGACACACCATGAAACAATCTTACCCTTATAAGGGCATGGCCAATGCATAGCTACAGGATGATAcctcgcatgccatgtaggatTAGATGTCAGAAAAGGTAAGTTCAGACGGGGAAACGGGATCCTCTGCAGGAGGCGGATGCTCGGAGAGAAAAGGTGTGATCCGGTGTAAAAAGCTGAAAAGATTGAAGTAGAgagtagagatgcatgtgtactagtctttattttatttttattccttaatgAGACCCATTAGATGCCAAACTATTTTTTTTCAAAGGGCATCTGTATCCACATTGCCACCTTAGTTTTCATGCCTAAAAGCTTAAAAAAATGGGGACGTTGTAAAGGCGACGGAGAAAGAAGAAACGAGACGGACGCTTCCCTCGTCAAAAAGAGAGAAAAGGGGAGCGCGTCGCTGGCCCACCACCCAGTTTTGACCCCGCTCGTGCAGTCCAGCTCGGGTAGTCCGCCATTGGTCAAGTCCCCCATTCCTTTCTCCCCTCTCCCTCCGTCTCCCCGCCTCGTCTCcgcccgccgctcgccgccgcacaACCTCCTACTATTGGGTCGGCTCTCCTACCCCCACGGCATCCAGCTCGCGCTGCGCTGGGATTTACCGGGCCGGCGGAGACTCGCCCGGCTGGCCGCGAAGATGGACGCGCGTCAGACTGCGCAGGTGAATCAGGTCGTCGGCGCCGTCGGGATGCCGCCGCCGCAAAGCCAGACGCAGGATGCGTGGGTCGATCCCCAGTTCGTTATGATGCGCAGCAGCATCCGAGACAAGATGTAAGCGTTCAGTGCTCTTATCTGCTCCAGTTGGAAATAATCGATATTCATGCTCCAGAAAATGGGTTGGAATTGAATTCTCTAAACAATAGATTCCATCAGGCATCATGCTTACTGGAGTACTACGTTGTTTCATTCACAAAATTATAAGCAAAAGCGATTGTAGATATGGTGCTGCTCGAAATTTTAGTGGCTTCCCTTGAAGTTTAGAAGGGTGTTGCATACACATTTGGCAACTTTGGGGGTGCGTTTAGATCCTCTGTTCGGCTCTGAGGGTTATTTAGGCTATAAGGCTGATGATGCCTGACGGTTCGAGTTTGATATGAAAGCAAGGAGGGTAGTTCTTTATTTAATTTTATTACATATACTTGTTATTGAATTGGCAGATTCGAGTATATAGGAAGGAAGCAAACCTCGGCTGATTGGCGGAGGAGGTTACCCGAGCTCGCGAGGAGGCTTGAGGAAATCTTGTTTAGAAAATACCCAAGCAAGGTGTTGACCCCTTGCCTTCTTATTTTGTAGCTTTGGCTTTCGAGCAATCAAGTCCATTTCCGAGCAAAATTAAATATCACCGTTTCatcatttaaaaaaattatattcagGCGGAGTACTACAATATGATGAAGCAGCAAATTGAGCCGCACTTGCAGTTTGCTATCAAGCAGTTGAGTGCTCAGAACCAACAACGACAACAGAACCAACAATTGTCAAGACAGATAGCATCTTCCCCTGGCTATGGGACGATGATTCTGACACCTGGTATCACACAAGGCGCAAGTGAAACTTCTAGAATGTCTTATGTGACAGGCAATATTGGCCCTTCGTCATCTGGTGCAGGCATGGTTCCTCTGAACGCCAACATGGGTACCTTGCTGCCAGGCGCAGATAGTTTTACTGAACTTGTGCTTATTTCCTTCAGGCTGTGTACCTTATTTTGAAATTCTTCTGTACCATGCTGTAGAAACTTCTAGCCTTGAAATCCAATGGCCAGCAACATATTGGACAAAATTGAACAGATGTGTTAACACCTAACAAACCACCTTTCTGGGAGTCTAGCTTTTGTGTTTGGAAAAGACCATCCACTAAGTAGCTATTGTATGACTAAAAAGCTGCAAGTGAAATGTTAACCTGAAAGATCCATTATTAGAATTTAACACTAATTATCTTCCTTTGGACGCTTAGCTTCCAAAAAAATTCCATTATCAATTAGAAATGGGATATCACACTGTTGAGTCTCAGTATTTACCCATATTGATTTATGACATTTTCGAACatacatatactccctctgtctcaaaatgtaAGATGGCTTTTGACAAACGTCTtacattttgagacagagggagtactattcaGTCTTGGAGCTGTATGCTCTAGTGTATATCACCTTTTTTTTCCTAGTTTCCCCTTTTGGACTATGTTTCCATTTACTAACTTGGTTTGTGTTGCTTTATTTCCAGGGGAAGCTCCTGATCAGCATGTGAACACACTGCTTTCTCTGGGGATGAACCCTACACATCAAGATCACCCCAGAGCCAGCAGCAACAACCTCATGGTAGACACAGTGGACACACCTGCAACCAACAGATTCTTGGTAAAAATTGTGCATTGTACTTCACAAATATCATGTACAGTAATACCAGCTCTCCAAGGCTTGCTTACAAACTGCAGCTCATGGTGATGCAGAAATCCCGTGCACCTCTGAAGGAGATCCGAAAGGAACCAAAGTTTAGCTGCCCAGTCTGCATGAATGAGCTGGTTGATGCGTCATCCACCATCTGTGGCCACATCTTCTGCCAGAAGTGCATCCAGGCCTCCATCCAGGCTCAGAGCAAGTGTCCGACCTGCCGTAGGACGCTAACTATGAACAGTTTCCACCGCGTCTACCTCCCGACGATGGACTGACCTGATCCACCCTGTTTTATTTTCTCTTTTACCCACGGGTGCCGCAAATCAGATGGTAACATTTCAGAAGCAGGTTTGATTAAGGATGACATTAACAGGGATATGGATGTCATTTGCTTTTCTTTAGAGTCTTCTTAAGGCATTTGTATTATTTACCTGTATAAGATATATTTGCTTCCGCTGTGAGTTGTATCTTGGTTGCGAGACCCTTGTATTGTATCCATATGTTAAATTTGACTCTTCAGAGTTGTTGCATATATATGTTGATGTGGATCTGTTATggaattgtgttgtgatatctactGCTGCGCCCACGTCGTGTGTATGTTGTCATGTGCACATTGTGTGGGGTGGCATCTTCGGGTCAATATTATGCggatgctagcggaggtgctagatctGTACAGTGACGCTCCCAGGGCGCTACACTTTTGCCTTTGCGAGGTCATGTGGTGCAGTTGGTGCCCTGCGAGTCTGCTTGACCTTGTGGTCATTGCTTAGTCCCTCACTGATAGGAGGAGACACctcctctattttttttcttttacggCCATGACTTAAGCCCTTTGGACCTCCTGGGACAAGCTTGTGATTGCTCACGACTGTCTATGACATGTGCCTGACCTTGTTTACATTCCTATTGCATTTATGTTGCAATGGTGGCATCTCATGAGACTTGAGATGCTCGATGATCGGTGGGCTTCCGGTTCCAACAAGATAGCGCCAGTGGCCTCTTTGcatccatttatttttgttttggggcTTTCTTTGGTTGTGCCCCTGTGGCTTACTTTATACTAGTTGTTCAGATTGGTCGGTGCTTTATCTATAAAGGCGGGCTAATGCCTAATTTCTTGAAGATGGCACCAAGAGTGTGTGGAACTGCGGATGGGTCGAACATGGTGTAGAGAATACATTTGGGCGAAAAGAAAGCCTCAAGCCTTGGATTTGAGGAGGAAATGAAAGATTAGGAGGTTTGGCAGGCGAAGGTTGCCAATATACTTCGGTGGTCGTTTATATACATGGTCCTCATTTGGCGTGCAAGCCCCCGCTCTATCGACCCCCTTGGGCTTCCAAAGCCGGTCATTCATTTGGGTTTTAAGAGTTATGTTGTAGAAGTTGTGTTTCACGTGTTTGGGAAAGTGGCAATGGTTGCGGCTCCAAGGTTAGATCTAGATCCTTTCTTTTTGCAATTTATGTGTAGTATTTTCAAAATTTGGATAATGTATTAGCCAATAGTTGATATTTATACAAGTGACAAGTTAGTGTTGTTAGTAAAATGTTACTTTAAACGATCGTATGTCCATACATGTCCATAGCAAACTTTTTGGAATGTGTGTCATCCAACCAAAATTAATGTTTTATGTGGCACGATGCGTAGGGCGATTCCACATGATTTCTCTTGGAGCAACTAAGGGTTGCACTACTCTCACTGTCTCACCCAAAAACACAACCTACTGGGGTTTTCCCGTACATGCAGCCGCCTCTGCCTCCAAATGTCTTCTGGCACAGATAAAATGGGGAAGCCATCATTTGAGGATTAGCCATGAAATTTATGTTGTTCTGGACTTGACTAGGGTTTAGTCTACCTGTCTGGGCGATGATGCAAAAGGAAGATGGTGTCGATATATCTAAGAATAGCATGTGTTTCTGTTTATGTGAGGATGGTCTcgtactaagagcatctccaacagccgcgctgcgCACAAAAAACTACTTTGCCGTGCGCCCTTCGTCTGGTTTTGCGCGGCTGGCAGTGctggctccaacagccgcgctaaaatgtAGCGCGCGCAACTCGCCGGGGCATTGCATatgttgcattttgaacacaaaatgaATTTGAAACCttcaaaatgcaatgaacatgacatctaaatttcacacaaacaagttgatgaataaaagttcatgcccacaagttcaaaatcatgcccacgagttcatccaaccaagttcaaaatgcaaatcAAGTTCATGACACAAACGAAAGACACATCaagcctcgtcctcgtcttcgtcctcatcttcggaagacgattcttcctcctccgaagatgattcttcctcctcctcctcatcgcgcaccgcatcacgtgaagctccgacggtgttggcaagatcttcaacggcatcttcatgggaatgtgtgcgAGGAGGCACACCGGAAGACATTCCGCCCAtcacggccggaggtgcacccatgcctcccatgagagaagcaaaactcatgcctcccatggcggccatagcgtcggggggtgctccaaagccacccatgcctcccatggtctccatggtagctccaaagccacccatggcaCCTAAGCCACCCATGGTACCTCCGAAGcctcccatgcctcccatggcgccaaggccaccgccacccatggcgccaaggccaccgccacccattgcgcgaatcatggctcttttttggatcaagacttcttcacggcaagattgacatactccttttgcACCTCATTGAGGATAGATGTGttcaagaagaacaagtgcttctcccattccaacaatctagttcgctcctcattgctcatcttcctctcctccaaagccaccttcctctccttggtcgccaccctcctctccctggccgccaacctcctctcctcggtcgcggcatcttggttccttgccattttcctcacctcgttggcttcttttcttgccttcacaatagcttccatagcatttttgagc
The Triticum dicoccoides isolate Atlit2015 ecotype Zavitan chromosome 3A, WEW_v2.0, whole genome shotgun sequence genome window above contains:
- the LOC119270087 gene encoding probable histone acetyltransferase HAC-like 1; the protein is MDARQTAQVNQVVGAVGMPPPQSQTQDAWVDPQFVMMRSSIRDKIFEYIGRKQTSADWRRRLPELARRLEEILFRKYPSKAEYYNMMKQQIEPHLQFAIKQLSAQNQQRQQNQQLSRQIASSPGYGTMILTPGITQGASETSRMSYVTGNIGPSSSGAGMVPLNANMGEAPDQHVNTLLSLGMNPTHQDHPRASSNNLMVDTVDTPATNRFLKSRAPLKEIRKEPKFSCPVCMNELVDASSTICGHIFCQKCIQASIQAQSKCPTCRRTLTMNSFHRVYLPTMD